The Microbacterium sp. Nx66 genome contains a region encoding:
- the lpdA gene encoding dihydrolipoyl dehydrogenase: protein MTTHTFDIVVLGGGSGGYAAALRASELGKSVALIEKDKVGGTCLHRGCIPTKALLHAAEVADHVRDAASVGVTASFGGIDPAGVRTYREGIVAKKYKGLEGLVKARGITTVAGLGRLNADRSVTVGDDVYVGTDVILATGSYSRSLPGLEIGGRILTSEQALALDVIPERVLILGGGVIGVEFASVWRSFGAEVTIVEALPHLVPNEDIAMSKGLERAFRRRGIQYSLGVRFQTATQDDSSVTVTLEDGKEFTADYLLVAVGRGPATADLGFEEAGVRLDRGFVTVDGDLRTGVPGVWAVGDIVPGLQLAHRGFQQGIAVAERIAGLSPVNVPDVQIPKVTYSSPEVASVGLTEEAAVTAHGADAVHSYEYNLAGNGKSEIIGTGGLVKVVRLKDGPVLGVHLLGDRVGELITEGQLAVAWEAHPEDIAPLIHAHPTQSEALGEAFLALAGKPLHAL, encoded by the coding sequence ATGACAACCCACACCTTCGACATCGTCGTCCTGGGCGGCGGCAGCGGCGGGTACGCCGCGGCACTGCGAGCCAGCGAGCTCGGCAAGTCCGTCGCACTGATCGAGAAGGACAAGGTGGGAGGCACGTGCCTCCACCGCGGGTGCATCCCGACGAAGGCGCTGCTGCACGCCGCCGAGGTGGCGGACCACGTGCGTGACGCCGCCTCGGTCGGCGTCACGGCTTCGTTCGGCGGGATCGACCCGGCGGGCGTGCGCACGTATCGCGAGGGCATCGTCGCGAAGAAGTACAAGGGCCTCGAGGGGCTCGTCAAGGCGCGCGGGATCACGACGGTCGCCGGGCTCGGCCGCCTGAACGCGGACCGGAGCGTCACCGTCGGCGACGATGTCTATGTCGGCACCGACGTCATCCTCGCCACCGGCTCGTACAGCCGCTCCCTGCCTGGTCTGGAGATCGGCGGACGGATCCTGACCAGCGAGCAGGCACTCGCCCTGGACGTGATCCCGGAGCGGGTGCTCATCCTGGGCGGCGGCGTGATCGGCGTCGAGTTCGCGAGCGTGTGGCGCTCCTTCGGAGCTGAGGTGACGATCGTGGAGGCGCTGCCCCACCTCGTCCCGAACGAGGACATCGCGATGAGCAAGGGCCTCGAGCGTGCGTTCCGCCGCCGGGGCATCCAGTACTCCCTGGGCGTGCGCTTCCAGACCGCCACCCAGGACGACTCGTCCGTCACGGTCACGCTTGAGGACGGCAAGGAGTTCACCGCCGACTACCTCCTCGTCGCCGTCGGCCGCGGCCCCGCCACCGCCGACCTGGGATTCGAGGAAGCCGGCGTGCGCCTGGACCGCGGGTTCGTGACGGTGGACGGCGACCTCCGCACCGGCGTCCCCGGCGTGTGGGCGGTCGGCGACATCGTCCCCGGCCTCCAGCTCGCCCACCGCGGGTTCCAGCAGGGCATAGCGGTCGCCGAGCGCATCGCGGGCCTCTCCCCCGTGAACGTCCCTGACGTGCAGATCCCGAAGGTCACCTACTCGAGCCCGGAGGTCGCCTCGGTCGGTCTCACGGAGGAGGCGGCGGTCACCGCGCACGGTGCCGACGCCGTCCACTCCTACGAGTACAACCTCGCGGGGAACGGGAAGAGCGAGATCATCGGCACGGGCGGCCTCGTCAAGGTCGTCCGCCTCAAGGACGGTCCCGTCCTCGGTGTGCATCTCCTCGGCGATCGCGTCGGCGAGCTCATCACCGAGGGCCAGCTCGCGGTCGCGTGGGAGGCCCATCCCGAGGACATCGCGCCGCTCATCCATGCCCACCCGACCCAGAGCGAGGCCCTCGGCGAAGCCTTCCTCGCGCTGGCCGGAAAGCCCCTGCACGCCCTCTGA
- the glnA gene encoding type I glutamate--ammonia ligase, whose product MFKDSSEVLAYIKENDVKFLDIRFTDLPGVQQHFNIPAATVDEAFFTDGQLFDGSSIRGFASIHESDMQLIPDVTTAYIDPFREASTLVMIFDIYNPRTGEIYSKDPRQVAKKAEKYLTSTGIADTAFFAPEAEFYIFDDVRYSVTAGESFYKVDSEEAAWNTGREEEGGNLANKTPYKGGYFPVSPVDKTADLRDDITLKLIDAGFILERSHHEVGTAGQQEINYRFDTMVHAADDILKFKYIVKNTAEEWGKVATFMPKPLYGDNGSGMHTHQSLWSDGKPLFYDEAGYGQLSDIARWYIGGILAHAPALLAFTNPTLNSYHRLVKGFEAPVNLVYSAGNRSAAIRIPITGSNPKAKRIEFRAPDASGNPYLAFAAQLMAGLDGIKNRIEPHEPVDKDLYELPPEEAKNIPQVPNSLLDSLEALRADHQFLLEGGVFTEELIETWISYKYENEILPIAQRPHPFEYELYFGV is encoded by the coding sequence ATGTTCAAAGATTCGTCCGAGGTACTGGCCTACATCAAGGAGAACGACGTCAAATTCCTTGACATCCGTTTCACCGACCTCCCTGGTGTGCAGCAGCACTTCAACATCCCTGCGGCGACGGTCGACGAGGCCTTCTTCACGGACGGACAGCTGTTCGACGGCTCCTCCATCCGTGGCTTCGCCAGCATCCACGAGTCGGACATGCAGCTGATCCCGGATGTGACGACGGCGTACATCGACCCCTTCCGCGAGGCGAGCACCCTCGTGATGATCTTCGACATCTACAACCCGCGCACCGGCGAGATCTACTCGAAGGACCCGCGTCAGGTCGCGAAGAAGGCGGAGAAGTACCTCACCTCCACCGGCATCGCCGACACCGCGTTCTTCGCCCCCGAGGCCGAGTTCTACATCTTCGACGACGTGCGCTACTCCGTCACTGCCGGCGAGAGCTTCTACAAGGTCGACTCCGAGGAGGCCGCGTGGAACACCGGCCGCGAGGAGGAGGGCGGGAACCTCGCCAACAAGACCCCGTACAAGGGCGGCTACTTCCCCGTCAGCCCGGTCGACAAGACGGCCGACCTGCGCGACGACATCACCCTCAAGCTCATCGATGCGGGCTTCATCCTCGAGCGCTCCCACCACGAGGTGGGAACGGCCGGCCAGCAGGAGATCAACTACCGCTTCGACACCATGGTGCACGCGGCCGACGACATCCTGAAGTTCAAGTACATCGTCAAGAACACCGCCGAGGAGTGGGGCAAGGTCGCCACCTTCATGCCGAAGCCGCTGTACGGCGACAACGGCTCGGGCATGCACACCCACCAGTCGCTGTGGAGCGACGGCAAGCCGCTCTTCTACGACGAGGCCGGCTACGGTCAGCTCAGCGACATCGCGCGGTGGTACATCGGCGGCATCCTGGCCCACGCGCCGGCGCTGCTCGCCTTCACCAACCCGACGCTGAACAGCTACCACCGTCTGGTCAAGGGCTTCGAGGCTCCGGTCAACCTGGTCTACTCGGCCGGAAACCGCTCCGCCGCGATCCGCATCCCGATCACGGGCTCGAACCCGAAGGCCAAGCGCATCGAGTTCCGCGCGCCCGACGCCTCGGGCAACCCGTACCTTGCCTTCGCTGCGCAGCTCATGGCGGGCCTCGACGGCATCAAGAACCGCATCGAGCCGCACGAGCCCGTCGACAAGGACCTCTACGAGCTTCCGCCTGAGGAGGCCAAGAACATCCCGCAGGTGCCGAACTCCCTGCTGGACTCGCTCGAGGCGCTCCGCGCCGACCACCAGTTCCTCCTCGAGGGCGGCGTGTTCACCGAGGAGCTCATCGAGACCTGGATCTCCTACAAGTACGAGAACGAGATCCTGCCGATCGCTCAGCGCCCGCACCCGTTCGAGTACGAGCTGTACTTCGGAGTCTGA
- a CDS encoding DUF4191 family protein — protein MAKRAPEPEKRPGFFSQIKSLFRFTREAYAWLPWAQAAILIGGVLLGLLAGYLIPPFQVWTLVLWAITGLMLGVLGALFLMTRLSTSAMYTKIDGMPGATGHVLSTSLGRRWQASETPVGINPKTQEAVYRTVGRGGIVVVGEGARGRLTRLVNEERSRAQRVAHGVPITVLYVGHGEDEVPIADLAKTIKKLPKAIDKATMAAVIRRIDSVSQSLSSLPIPKGIDPTKVRAQRPR, from the coding sequence ATGGCAAAGCGTGCTCCTGAACCCGAGAAGCGTCCTGGGTTCTTCTCCCAGATCAAGTCCCTCTTCCGGTTCACGCGCGAGGCCTATGCCTGGCTCCCCTGGGCGCAGGCCGCGATCCTCATCGGCGGCGTGCTGCTCGGCCTCCTGGCCGGCTACCTGATTCCGCCGTTCCAGGTGTGGACGCTCGTCCTCTGGGCCATCACGGGCTTGATGCTCGGCGTCCTCGGCGCGCTGTTCCTCATGACCCGGCTGTCGACCTCGGCCATGTACACGAAGATCGACGGCATGCCCGGTGCGACCGGCCACGTGCTCAGCACGAGCCTCGGTCGCCGGTGGCAGGCCTCCGAGACCCCGGTGGGCATCAACCCGAAGACGCAGGAGGCGGTGTACCGGACGGTCGGCCGCGGCGGCATCGTCGTCGTCGGCGAGGGCGCCCGCGGACGCCTCACCCGACTCGTGAACGAGGAGCGCAGCCGTGCGCAGCGCGTCGCTCACGGCGTGCCGATCACGGTGCTCTACGTCGGGCACGGCGAAGACGAGGTGCCCATCGCCGACCTCGCGAAGACCATCAAGAAGCTCCCGAAGGCCATCGACAAGGCCACGATGGCGGCCGTCATCCGCCGCATCGACTCGGTCTCGCAGTCGCTGTCGTCGCTTCCCATCCCGAAGGGGATCGACCCGACGAAGGTGCGGGCGCAGCGTCCGCGCTGA
- a CDS encoding ATP-dependent zinc protease family protein: MYQVSRSTHSNTLTGWREWVSLPDLGVDWIKAKIDTGARTSSLHAFDIQEFERDDEPWVRFRVKPWQDSQEDAVVVESPIHDRRAVRSSSGHAQERLVVQLMIRLVDREVLAEVTLSNRDEMGFRMLIGREALRRGYVVDPARSFLGGRAPREARRRNRGRD; this comes from the coding sequence ATGTATCAGGTGAGTAGGTCTACCCATTCAAACACCCTTACGGGGTGGCGCGAGTGGGTGAGCCTGCCCGATCTCGGAGTCGACTGGATCAAAGCCAAGATCGACACCGGCGCCCGCACTTCGTCCCTGCACGCGTTCGACATCCAGGAGTTCGAGCGCGATGACGAGCCCTGGGTGCGGTTCCGTGTGAAGCCCTGGCAGGACAGCCAGGAGGATGCCGTCGTCGTCGAGTCCCCCATCCACGACCGGCGGGCCGTCCGGAGCTCCTCCGGCCACGCGCAGGAACGTCTCGTCGTGCAGCTGATGATCCGTCTCGTCGACCGAGAGGTGCTCGCCGAGGTCACGCTGAGCAACCGGGACGAGATGGGTTTCCGGATGCTGATCGGCCGCGAAGCGTTGCGTCGCGGGTACGTCGTCGACCCCGCGCGCTCGTTCCTCGGCGGCAGGGCACCCCGCGAAGCACGCCGTCGCAACCGCGGCCGCGACTGA
- a CDS encoding RDD family protein, protein MTDAVNTYPGERLGLPESGPGSIGRPGRRIGALAIDWTAAVILSVAFFQYDPFATLLIFGVVQILFIPTAGGSPGHRILGMRVVRLDGGWVGLWRPIVRTLLLLVVIPAVVWDPDQRGLHDKAVGTVLIRA, encoded by the coding sequence GTGACGGATGCTGTGAACACGTACCCCGGTGAGCGACTCGGACTCCCGGAGTCCGGACCGGGGAGCATCGGTCGCCCTGGACGTCGCATCGGGGCCCTCGCGATCGACTGGACGGCAGCCGTCATCCTCTCCGTCGCGTTCTTCCAGTACGACCCGTTCGCCACGCTGCTCATCTTCGGCGTCGTGCAGATCCTCTTCATCCCGACCGCCGGCGGCAGCCCAGGGCACCGCATCCTCGGCATGCGCGTCGTCCGTCTCGACGGCGGATGGGTCGGTCTGTGGCGCCCGATCGTGCGCACGCTGCTTCTCCTCGTCGTGATCCCGGCCGTCGTGTGGGACCCGGATCAGCGCGGTCTCCACGACAAGGCTGTGGGCACGGTCCTCATCCGCGCCTGA
- a CDS encoding RimK family alpha-L-glutamate ligase produces MKIAVLSRAPQAYSTQRLRAAALQRGHNVKVLNTLRFAIDLTSDEPDLHYRGRQLSDYDAILPRIGNSITYFGTAVVRQFEQMDVYTPNTANGISSARDKLRANQILSRHNIAMPPTAFVRNRADVRPAIERVGGAPVVIKLLEGTQGIGVILAPQVKVAEAIIETLHSTKQNVLIQKFIAESRGRDIRALVVGDRVVAAMRRSAAGDEFRSNVHRGGSVEAIELDPVYERAAVRSAQIMGLRVAGVDMLEGDEGPLVMEVNSSPGLQGIETATKLDVAGAIIDYIAGQVAFPEIDVRQRLTVSTGYGVAELMVHGAADLVGKTLGEAGLWERDITVLTLHRGVSVIPNPRKHVVLEPDDRLFCFGKLDEMRSMIPERRRRRAKVRRLPKQPLSE; encoded by the coding sequence GTGAAGATCGCAGTGCTGTCCCGTGCGCCGCAGGCGTACTCCACCCAACGCCTCCGCGCGGCCGCACTGCAGCGAGGGCACAACGTGAAGGTGCTGAATACCCTGCGCTTCGCGATCGACCTGACCTCCGACGAACCCGACCTGCACTACCGTGGTCGGCAGCTCAGCGACTACGACGCGATCCTGCCACGCATCGGCAACTCGATCACGTACTTCGGTACCGCGGTGGTGCGACAGTTCGAGCAGATGGATGTCTACACCCCGAACACGGCGAACGGCATCTCGAGCGCGCGCGACAAGCTCCGGGCGAACCAGATCCTCTCCCGGCACAACATCGCGATGCCGCCGACGGCCTTCGTCCGCAACCGCGCCGACGTGCGGCCGGCGATCGAGCGCGTCGGCGGCGCTCCCGTGGTGATCAAGCTGCTCGAGGGCACCCAGGGCATCGGCGTCATCCTCGCGCCGCAGGTGAAGGTGGCTGAGGCCATCATCGAGACGCTCCACTCGACCAAGCAGAACGTGCTCATCCAGAAGTTCATCGCCGAGAGCCGGGGCCGCGACATCCGCGCGCTCGTCGTCGGGGACCGCGTCGTCGCCGCGATGCGCCGATCGGCAGCGGGGGACGAGTTCCGTTCCAACGTGCACCGTGGCGGCTCGGTCGAGGCGATCGAGCTCGACCCGGTCTACGAGCGGGCTGCCGTGCGGTCGGCCCAGATCATGGGACTCCGCGTCGCCGGCGTGGACATGCTGGAGGGGGACGAGGGACCCCTGGTGATGGAGGTCAACTCCTCCCCGGGCCTGCAGGGTATCGAGACCGCGACCAAGCTCGACGTCGCGGGCGCGATCATCGACTACATCGCCGGTCAGGTCGCCTTCCCGGAGATCGACGTCCGGCAGCGCCTCACCGTCTCCACCGGCTACGGCGTCGCCGAACTCATGGTCCACGGCGCCGCCGACCTGGTCGGCAAGACGCTGGGGGAGGCGGGCCTGTGGGAGCGCGACATCACGGTGCTCACCCTGCACCGCGGGGTCAGTGTCATCCCGAACCCGCGCAAGCATGTGGTCCTCGAGCCCGACGACCGCCTGTTCTGCTTCGGCAAGCTCGATGAGATGCGCTCGATGATCCCCGAGCGTCGTCGTCGCCGCGCGAAGGTGCGCCGCCTGCCCAAGCAGCCGCTCTCGGAATGA
- the sucB gene encoding 2-oxoglutarate dehydrogenase, E2 component, dihydrolipoamide succinyltransferase gives MSTSVVLPALGESVTEGTVTRWLKQVGDTVQADEGLLEISTDKVDTEIPSPVTGVIEEILVAEDETVEVGALLARIGDGSGAAPADDAPAAAEAAPAEAAAPAAPEPATAPAAEQPAPADSAPAESAPAAPSGDATDIVLPELGESVTEGTVTRWLKQVGDSVEVDEALLEISTDKVDTEIPSPVAGVLQEIVAGEDETVEVGAVLARVGSGAAPAPQPEAPAAPQAEAPAAPQAEAPAAPAPQAEAPAAQPEAPAAPAPQAEAPAAPAQAAAPAQPAQAEAPKLSLPTESDNLYVTPLVRRLAAQQGVDLATVKGTGVGGRIRKEDVLKAAETATAAPAAAATPAPAPLEVSPLRGTTQPMSRLRKVLAKRAVESMQQTAQLTTVVEVDVTALAEYRDSVKASFLEKTGDKLSFLPFFALAAAEALQAFPIINATVDGEQIVYPASENVSIAVDTERGLLTPVLRDAASKNIAEIAHEIADLAARTRDNKLKPDELAGGTFTLTNTGSRGALFDTPVVFLPQSAILGTGTVVKRPGLVKVGGTDAIAVRSYVYLALSYDHRIIDGADAARFLGAVKARLEAAQFSGQLGA, from the coding sequence ATGAGCACATCCGTGGTCCTCCCCGCTCTCGGTGAGAGCGTCACAGAGGGTACGGTCACCCGCTGGCTCAAGCAGGTGGGAGACACCGTCCAGGCGGACGAGGGCCTGCTCGAGATCTCGACCGACAAGGTCGACACCGAGATCCCCTCCCCCGTCACCGGCGTGATCGAGGAGATCCTCGTGGCCGAGGACGAGACCGTCGAGGTCGGTGCTCTGCTGGCCCGCATCGGCGACGGCAGCGGTGCGGCACCGGCCGACGATGCCCCTGCTGCGGCTGAAGCCGCCCCGGCTGAGGCCGCCGCCCCCGCCGCTCCGGAGCCCGCCACGGCTCCCGCGGCCGAGCAGCCGGCACCAGCCGACTCCGCTCCCGCCGAGTCCGCGCCTGCGGCTCCCTCCGGCGACGCCACCGACATCGTGCTCCCCGAGCTCGGTGAGAGCGTCACCGAAGGCACGGTCACCCGCTGGCTCAAGCAGGTCGGCGACTCGGTCGAGGTCGACGAGGCGCTCCTCGAGATCTCCACCGACAAGGTCGACACCGAGATCCCGTCGCCGGTCGCCGGGGTGCTGCAGGAGATCGTCGCCGGCGAGGACGAGACCGTCGAGGTCGGCGCCGTGCTGGCACGCGTCGGATCCGGTGCTGCTCCCGCACCCCAGCCCGAGGCTCCCGCTGCTCCGCAGGCCGAAGCCCCTGCCGCTCCGCAGGCCGAGGCGCCCGCCGCTCCGGCTCCGCAGGCCGAGGCTCCGGCTGCACAGCCCGAGGCGCCCGCTGCTCCCGCTCCGCAGGCCGAGGCCCCCGCAGCGCCCGCACAGGCCGCTGCTCCGGCACAGCCCGCGCAGGCGGAGGCCCCCAAGCTGTCGCTGCCGACCGAGAGCGACAACCTCTACGTGACCCCGCTCGTGCGCCGTCTGGCTGCGCAGCAGGGTGTGGACCTGGCCACGGTCAAGGGCACCGGCGTCGGAGGCCGAATCCGCAAGGAGGACGTCCTCAAGGCCGCAGAGACCGCCACCGCCGCACCGGCAGCCGCTGCAACGCCGGCTCCGGCCCCCCTGGAGGTGTCGCCGCTGCGCGGGACCACCCAGCCGATGTCGCGCCTGCGCAAGGTCCTCGCCAAGCGTGCGGTCGAGTCGATGCAGCAGACGGCCCAGCTCACCACGGTGGTCGAGGTGGACGTCACCGCTCTCGCCGAGTACCGCGACAGCGTCAAGGCGTCGTTCCTCGAGAAGACCGGCGACAAGCTGTCCTTCCTGCCGTTCTTCGCCCTCGCCGCGGCGGAGGCCCTGCAGGCCTTCCCGATCATCAACGCGACGGTCGACGGCGAGCAGATCGTCTACCCGGCGTCCGAGAACGTCTCGATCGCGGTCGACACCGAGCGCGGTCTGCTCACGCCGGTGCTCCGCGACGCTGCGTCGAAGAACATCGCCGAGATCGCCCACGAGATCGCCGATCTCGCGGCGCGCACCCGCGACAACAAGCTGAAGCCCGACGAGCTCGCCGGCGGCACGTTCACGCTGACCAACACCGGTTCGCGCGGCGCGCTGTTCGACACGCCCGTGGTGTTCCTGCCGCAGTCGGCGATCCTCGGCACGGGCACGGTCGTCAAGCGCCCGGGTCTGGTCAAGGTCGGCGGCACGGACGCGATCGCGGTCCGCTCCTACGTGTACCTGGCTCTGTCGTACGACCACCGCATCATCGACGGTGCCGACGCGGCACGCTTCCTCGGTGCGGTGAAGGCTCGCCTCGAGGCTGCGCAGTTCAGCGGCCAGCTCGGCGCCTGA